One genomic segment of Desulfomicrobium sp. ZS1 includes these proteins:
- a CDS encoding AAA family ATPase has protein sequence MKTGLTIGKFAPLHKGHQFLIEHALAETDYLIVIVYDSPEVTTIPLPVRAGWIRKLYPSVEVIEAWDGPTIVGDTPEIRKLHEDFLLSILAGRKVTHFFCSEFYGAHVSKALGAMDCRVDEGRVAIPISATTIRNALFENRHFVVPEVYRDLITKVVFLGAPSTGKTTLAESSAHNMGTVWMPEYGREYWEKHQQDRRLTLRQLLEIAQTHIQREDEKTLEANRVLFIDTDATTTWNFSIQYHGKADPRLTQLADSTLSRYDLFFLCDDDMPYDDTWDRSGSADRTIFQKQIRADLIRRRIPFFTLRGTLEERMRIVMQILKHFDKYSSLADNLISTR, from the coding sequence ATGAAGACCGGCCTGACCATCGGAAAATTCGCACCGCTGCACAAGGGTCACCAGTTTCTGATCGAGCACGCACTGGCGGAAACCGACTACCTGATCGTCATCGTGTACGATTCCCCTGAGGTCACGACGATACCCCTGCCGGTGCGGGCAGGATGGATCAGAAAGCTCTATCCGTCAGTGGAGGTCATTGAGGCTTGGGACGGCCCGACCATCGTCGGTGACACTCCGGAAATAAGAAAACTCCATGAGGATTTCCTCCTGAGCATCCTTGCAGGCCGGAAGGTCACGCATTTCTTCTGCAGTGAATTTTACGGGGCTCATGTCAGCAAGGCACTGGGGGCCATGGACTGCCGCGTTGATGAAGGCCGCGTTGCCATCCCCATTTCGGCCACAACGATCCGAAACGCGCTCTTTGAAAACCGGCATTTCGTTGTCCCTGAAGTCTATAGGGATCTCATCACCAAGGTTGTTTTCCTCGGTGCCCCTTCCACGGGCAAGACAACACTCGCCGAATCCTCGGCGCATAACATGGGAACTGTATGGATGCCTGAGTACGGACGGGAGTACTGGGAAAAACATCAGCAGGATCGCCGCCTGACGCTCAGACAACTCCTGGAAATCGCGCAAACCCATATCCAGCGTGAGGACGAGAAAACCCTCGAAGCAAACCGCGTCCTTTTTATCGACACCGACGCGACGACAACCTGGAATTTTTCGATTCAATACCACGGCAAGGCCGACCCAAGACTCACCCAACTCGCGGACAGCACGCTAAGCCGCTACGATCTCTTTTTCCTCTGCGATGACGACATGCCCTATGATGACACGTGGGATCGCTCAGGTTCTGCGGACAGAACAATCTTTCAAAAACAGATACGCGCAGACCTCATCCGCAGACGCATCCCCTTCTTCACCCTCCGGGGAACACTCGAAGAACGCATGCGAATCGTGATGCAGATTCTCAAACATTTCGACAAGTATTCTTCGCTGGCAGATAACCTGATTTCGACGCGATAG